A genome region from Struthio camelus isolate bStrCam1 chromosome 26, bStrCam1.hap1, whole genome shotgun sequence includes the following:
- the LINGO3 gene encoding leucine-rich repeat and immunoglobulin-like domain-containing nogo receptor-interacting protein 3, with protein MLYTMTCWLQVLILHLILLSTDLVAACPARCECAPQIKSVVCHRKRLTSIPEGIPTETRILELNKNRIRCLNPGDLSPYPLLEELDFSENIITNVEPGAFSNLFNLHTLRLRGNQLKLIPPGVFTKLTNLTLLDISENKIVILLDYMFQDLRNLKSLEVGDNDLVYISQRAFSGLLGLEQLTIEKCNLTSISAESLSYLQNLEVLRLRHLSISALEDQNFKKLYNLLQLEIDNWPLLEDVSPTSFQGLNLTSLSITYTNITAVPTAALRNLVYLRYLNLSYNPISTVLKGSFKDLIRLQELHIVGALLVSVEPQAFSGLRQIRLLNLSSNFLSTLEETTFHSVNTLETLRVDKNPLACDCRLLWILQRRKTLNFDGQQPMCSSPPEIQGNALRDFPDSILFEYFTCQKPKIRDRKLQHVTAREGQSVSFLCRADGEPDPSIVWVSPQHRMITTRSTGRAIVLPGGTLEIRFAQVQDSGTYICIASNAGGNDTYFATLTVKGHPADSSLYANRTLYLSEFNDTYHNDTQVFLKFTLDLKTILVSTAMGCITFLGVVLFCFLLLFVWSRGRGQHKNNFSVEYSFRKVDGPTTTTGQGGARKFNMKMI; from the coding sequence ATGCTCTACACAATGACATGTTGGCTACAGGTCCTGATCCTCCACCTGATCCTCCTGAGCACTGACCTGGTCGCAGCCTGCCCAGCCCGCTGTGAGTGCGCCCCTCAGATCAAGTCAGTGGTGTGCCATCGCAAGCGGCTCACCTCCATCCCCGAGGGCATCCCCACCGAGACCAGGATCCTGGAGCTCAACAAAAACCGCATCCGCTGCCTGAACCCGGGGGACCTTTCCCCGTACCCCTTGCTGGAGGAGCTCGATTTCAGCGAGAACATCATCACCAATGTGGAGCCGGGTGCCTTCAGCAACCTGTTCAACCTGCACACCTTGCGGCTGCGAGGGAACCAGCTCAAGCTGATCCCTCCAGGGGTCTTCACCAAGCTGACCAACCTCACCCTTCTGGACATTAGCGAAAACAAAATTGTCATCCTGCTGGACTACATGTTCCAGGACCTGCGAAACCTGAAGAGCCTGGAGGTGGGCGATAACGACTTGGTGTACATCTCCCAGCGAGCCTTCTCTGGGCTGCTCGGCCTGGAGCAGCTGACCATTGAGAAATGCAACCTGACCTCCATCTCGGCAGAGTCACTGTCCTACCTCCAGAATCTGGAGGTGCTCCGGCTCCGGCACCTCAGCATCTCCGCGCTGGAAGATCAGAACTTCAAGAAACTCTACAACCTCCTGCAGCTGGAGATTGACAACTGGCCACTGCTGGAAGACGTCTCCCCCACCAGCTTCCAGGGCCTGAACCTCACCTCGCTCTCCATCACCTACACCAACATCACAGCTGTGCCCACAGCTGCCTTGAGGAACCTGGTGTACCTCAGGTACCTGAACTTGTCCTACAACCCCATTAGCACTGTGCTGAAGGGCTCCTTTAAAGACCTAATCcggctccaggagctccacattgTGGGTGCTCTCTTGGTCTCTGTGGAGCCACAGGCTTTCTCTGGCCTGAGACAAATCCGGCTCCTCAACCTCTCCAGCAACTTCCTCTCCACGCTGGAGGAGACCACGTTCCACTCTGTCAACACGTTGGAGACACTGCGTGTGGACAAGAACCCCCTGGCCTGTGACTGCCGCCTCCTCTGGATCCTGCAGCGACGGAAGACGCTCAACTTTGACGGGCAGCAGCCCATGTGCTCCTCACCACCTGAGATACAGGGCAATGCCCTGCGCGACTTCCCGGATTCCATACTCTTTGAGTACTTCACCTGCCAAAAGCCCAAAATAAGGGACCGGAAGCTGCAGCACGTCACAGCCCGGGAAGGACAATCTGTCTCCTTCCTCTGCCGGGCGGACGGGGAGCCAGACCCCTCCATTGTGTGGGTCTCCCCCCAGCACCGCATGATCACCACCAGAAGCACAGGGCGGGCGATAGTGCTGCCAGGGGGCACACTGGAGATCCGATTTGCCCAGGTTCAAGATAGCGGCACGTACATTTGCATTGCCAGCAATGCAGGGGGCAACGACACCTACTTTGCCACCCTGACAGTCAAGGGGCACCCGGCCGATAGCTCCCTGTATGCAAACCGGACTTTGTACCTCAGCGAGTTCAATGACACCTACCACAATGACACACAAGTCTTCTTAAAGTTTACACTGGACCTCAAGACCATCTTGGTCTCCACGGCCATGGGCTGCATCACCTTCCTTGGGGTGGTGCTCttctgcttcctgctcctctttgtGTGGAGCCGAGGCCGGGGGCAGCACAAGAACAACTTCTCTGTGGAGTACTCCTTCCGTAAGGTGGACGGCCCCACGACCACCACAGgccaaggaggagccaggaagttCAACATGAAGATGATCTGA